TGCAAACCCTCGAAAATGGCCTTGCCAACTTCGGGCACAGAATGGCTACCGATGTCGTTTCCGAGAGTGGAACTCGTGCTGCAACCGATAACCACGATATTGCCTGCCGTGAGGCGGGCCTTTTCGACAACTTCTTTCGCGGCGTTTTGTGCGTCGTTACGAATTTGTTCGACAAGGTTCTTGTCGTCTATTTCGTATGTAATACCAGCCATGTTATATCCTTTTTTGAAAAAAGCCCGAATGAATTCGGGCGTAAAAAGGAGTGGGCTTTCGTTAAAAAATTATTCCCACTCGATAGTTCCGGGCGGCTTATGCGTTACGTCGTACCACAGGCTGCCTGCGCCTTCGGCTTCGAACTTGCGCCAGAGTCCGGCGAGCATTCCCTGGTCGATTTCGGCGAAGTTTGCGGTCATGGCTTCGGTGGAGTTCACCGGGCGCATCACGATGCAGGGCTTGTTTGCCGTACGGAGCGGAACGAGAACCACCGGCATCTGCCAAATCTTTTCGTACAAGTCGTTGGCCTGCAAGAATTCAGTACAAATGTTGTCGAACTTGCGGAGCGTGTCGAAGTTTTCGCGGGTAGCGTACTGTTCGACAAGCTTCGGGTCTTCGTCGGCGACGCTACCAATTTGGTAGATGACACGGTTGATAGCCTTGAAACGGTTGGCAAGTTCGGTAGAGAACTTTTCGCAATCCTTCCAGCTGAGGCCCTGAGTCGTGATGAGGAACGGCTGTGCGTAAGTACGGCCGTCTCCCTGCACGCCCACGCTCTTGATGGGGAGCATGCGACCTGCTATGTTGTTTGCCTTCAGGTAGTCGGCGAGGCTGTTGCCAGCGGTGTCCTTCACGTCTTCGAACTTGACCATGTCATCGGAGAGCTTGCCTTCGCTGCAGAGCAGACGAACGCCGAGGCCCGGCCCCGGGAACGGGTGACGCCACACGAGGTTGTGCGGAATGCCCAGTTCTTCGCCGAGGGCGCGAACTTCGTCCTTGTACAGGTCGGCGAGCGGTTCGAGTACGAGGCCCTTTTCCATGAGGTCCAAAACTTCCTGCACGCGGTTGTGGTGCGTCTTGATCTTGTCGGCATTCTTGGTGCCGCCGCTTTCGATGGTGTCGGGGTAGATGGTTCCCTGAGCCATCATCCACTGGTTCGGATCAAGGTTGAGCTTTGCCATTTCCTCGTCCTTCACCGTCAAGAATTCCTTACCGATGATGCCGCGCTTGGTTTCGGGCGCAGTCACGCCCTTGAGCTTTGCGAGGAAGTGTTCGCTGGCGTCGCGCACCTTCAGGTTGTTCATGCCTTCCTTGGTGAGGAAGTCCATAATTTTCTGGGATTCGCCGAGGCGCATCATGCCGTTGTCCACGTGCAAGCCTAGGACCTTTTCCGGTCCGAGCACGCGGTTCAGGAGCACGAATGCTACGGTGGAGTCCACGCCGCCGGACACGAGCAGGAACACCTTGCGGTCCTTGACCTGGTCCTTGATTCTCTGCGTGATGAGCGGCAGGTAGCTCTTCATGTTCCAAGTCTTCTTCGCGCCCGTGAAGTCGATGAAGTTTTCGAGCAACTTCATACCGAACTTACTGTGCGTGACTTCGGGGTGGAACTGGATGCCAAAAATCTGGCGTTCGGGCTTGTCGCTATCGAAAGCAACAGCGGCGATTTCGCAGTCCTTGGTGCTGGCCACAATCTTGTAGCCCTTGGGGAGCTTCGTCACCTGGTCGCCGTGGCTCATCCACATGGGGCTAGCCTTCGGAAGGTCCTTCAAAATCGGGCACTTTTCGTCGCCCACAATCAGGTCGGCAATGCCGTATTCCTTGACCTTGCCCGGTTCAACGTGACCGCCCAACTGCTGGGCGATGAGCTGGTGACCGTAGCAGATGCCGAGCTTCGGCACCGGGAGGTCCAAAATTTCGGGATTGTATTCCGGGGCGTCGGCCGCGTACACGCTGGAGGGGCCGCCACTGTAAATGATTCCCTTCACGCCTTCCAGCTCAGAGACCGGGGCGGCGGGGGAGTGAATTTCGGTAAACACGCCCAAGCGGCGCACGCGGTTAGCAATCAGGTGGGCGTACTGCCCGCCAAAGTCCAAAACGGCAATCGTATCAACGTTCTTCATACGTGCCAAAAATAGAAAAATTTGGCGATAATTAGGATTTTGGGTGCCTAAAAGGGCTTTTTTGGAGCCATGAAATGGAAGGTGTGATTCTTGGAGGGGTGGTCAGTATGTTTTTGAGGTGAAAGAGAGATGGCCTGTGTTTTTTTAAGTAGGTAAAATTAATGAAATATAATTTGTATGACAAATGTTGTATAAGGTAAAACATAGCAAAAATAAAGCATTTGCCTAATATAAAAAGTTTGTTTGATATATTTTTGATAAAGTATAACAAAATTATATTTTGTCTACACACCATTACAAACAAAGGATGTAGAAATGAAAAAACAATACTTAGCTTTGCTTGCTGCAAGTTGCGTAGCGGTAAATGCTGCTGATGTCAATTACGATTTGCTCGGTCGTAAGAATAGCAAAATGAACTCTCCGATGGTCTATAAAGACATAGACTATTCCAAGATGAAAAAAAGTGAAGAACAGACGATTAGTTCTTCTTTAGGGAACCATGCCTTGACAAAACGAGCTTCGGGCACTAAAAACGCTAAAGCAATTGTTGGAAAATTTGGTCCAGGAGGTTATGCGTTTAGCGATTGTGGTAATTTAATGACGGGTGTGGCTTGTGGTGAATCTGTAACTGTTGGACGCTATGATGGAAAAAGTGTAAATTCATATCTAAATAAAGCAAATAAAAAATTTATCAAAGTTTCTGTTGATAATAGAGATTTGCCTTCGTCCTATCAATATGCTTCAGAAGCTGGTCCTTCAAGAAGTTATTTAAGTGGGTATTACATGCAAGAAACGCCTTATGTAGTGCCAAGCCCCTACCCAGTAGAAGCTTCTCCTTATGAAAGTAACAAGACTATTAAGTATTATCCGTATTTTGGCTTGTACGATTATGCATACAGTGGTTGGTTAAACAATAGTAATGTCGGCGTTTATCTATCAGAAGAGGGGCTTCCGACGAGGTTGAATCCTGCAATGTCCTATGCTCCGTTCTTTATTGCAGATGATAAACCGATGGATGTTTTCAATTCGATGATCGGGTTTGAAATGCGAGCATCGAAGATGTATAGAGCTCTTGAACTTACTTCTTTGAAATCTAGATTTTTTGTTTCCAAAACCCGTCCTTCAAATCCTTCTACGACAACGCCCCAGATATATATGGGGCTTCATGCGGATGGGGGCACTCCTACGAAAAAATATTCTTCTGCTGCAAAGACTTTGGACAACTACATATATGACAATCGTACTGTCGAAATTGTTGGTGCAGGCAATAAATCTACCAAGGGTGTGGGCGGAAAAGCCCTTGCTGCAAATGCCATTACCGTGGGTGCGATTGATCCGTTTACCAATAAAGCGACTGGGTATTCAGCTGGTTGCAAGGAACGTCCTTGTTATGAAACGTTTTATAAACCAGAATTCATGAATTATTCGCATTACTATTTTGATTTCCCGAATTTGCCTGAATATAGCAGAACGTATACAAAGGGCGGTAATTATTATGAATACAAGCCGCTCTATGATGGTACAGAAGCGGCTGCAGCGCTTACGGCGGGTATGGTTTCTAATATGTTGTCGACTAATGAATTTTATAGGTGGCACCCGGAAGTCGTGAAGGCTGTGGCGTTAAATACATGGCAACGGAAAGGGAATGCGGATACAAGATTAATTAGGTACGATGATCTTGTGTTTAATCAAAGTGATGAAAATAATAGGCATTTTTCCTACTATTTTATTGGGGATGTCAATACTTTGATGAAAGAATATAAGGATAGTCCTAATAAAACTGATATTTTTTGCTTGTCATCCTGCAAAGAGATTAGAATTGATTTCTCTAGAAACGATCTTATTCCAAATGCTGATGCTAGAGGTTTTGATGGATTTAATGTTTCTATCGCGTGGTTAAATAGCGGAAACGATATTTATAACCTTGGTGGTATCCCGCAAAAATTCGAAATTGAAGTGTTTTCGAGATGGGGAAATCCAAATATGTCTACTAGTTTAAGTCATAATGCAGAACGCATTGTATCTTCTCGTGGTGGATATAGTGAAAATCGGGAAGAAAATCCATTCAAGACTATTCGCGTTGGTGGCTTTTATCAAGACTACAATAAAGATTTTACGCTTCGCATAGTCCTTACAGACGAAGATTCTCGTGCCGAAAACTATGGTCAGATGGTCTTAGGTCTAGATATCCAGCCGATTCTTAAATAGTAGTGTTTCTTTGTCTTTAAGACGAAAACGACCGGGATTTCCCGGTCGTTTTTCATTGTATAAAAGTACTGTACGATTATTCGTTGCAGGCCATTTCGCGGGCAAGCTGGATAAGCGTCTGCACGCCAAATCCGGTAGCGCCGTATTCCGTGTACTTCCAAGCCTTGGTCACGAATGCCGTACCGGCGATGTCCCAGTGTGTCCAGGCGGTGTTTTCGGGCACGAATTCCTGGAGGAAGAGTGCTGCAGAGATGGCGCCAGCGTCGCTTCCCGTATTCTTGAGGTCGGCGAACTTGTCCTTGAGGGCGTCGGCGTATTCTTCTTCGAGCGGCATGCTCCAGAACTTTTCGCAGCAGGCTTCGCCGCAGTTAATCACCTTCAGGCCAAGGTCATCGTCATTGCTGAAGAATCCCGTGACGGCGTAACCGAGGGCACGGACCATGGCGCCCGTAAGGGTGGCAAGGTCCACGATGTGGGTGGCACCGATTTCGCCGGCTTCGGCAAGTCCGTCGCTGAGAACCAGACGGCCTTCGGCGTCGGTGTTGTCGACCATGACGGTCTTGCCGTTCTTGGCGGTAAAGATATCACCTGGGAGAACCGACTGATTGCCGATTGCATTTTCGGCGAGGCAGCAGACGGCGCTCACGCGAATCGGGAGCTTGAGGGTGGCGATAGCCTGGATGGCGGCGAGCGCGGTCGCAGCACCACTCATGTCGCTAATCATTTCGGGCATGGATTTAGGCGGTTTCAGGCAGAGGCCGCCGGTATCAAACGTGAGACCCTTGCCGACAATCACCAAGTGGTCCTTGGAAGTGCGCTTTGCGGGCTTGTATTCAAGCGTAATCATGTGCGGCTCGTGAGAGCTGCCCTTGCCGACGGTCACATGGCCCATGAAGCCTTCCTTTTCGAGCTGCTTCATGTTGCGGACCTTGATGCTCAAGCCTTCGGTGTACTTGGCAACTGTCTTGGCGCGTTCCACGAATTCGGCGGGGTAGAGGTCGGCGGCACAAGTGTTAATCAAGTTCTTGGCGAGCGTCACGGCCTTCTGTTCCACGGCAACATCTTCGGCAATTTTCTTGAAATCCTTGACATGTTCACCGGCGACGATTTCATAGGTCACCTGGAAGTTCTGCTTTTGCTTGCTTTTGTAGGCGTCAAACTTGTAGTCAGCGTAATGCAGACCGTGCAAAATGGCCTTGAACTGTTCGTCGGCAGCATCGGCCAGGAACAGGCTCACGGTGGCAATCTGTTTTTTCATGGCGCGCTTGGCCAAGCGGTAGGCTGCCATACGCAGGTGGTCGAGGGCAGAAAGTCCGCGTTCCTTGGCTGCGTCCACAAAGAAGGTGTTGCAACCGTCAATTTCGAGGTATTCGAGGTCTTCAAAAGGGCCGTCGTTCATGCCGTTGAGTACCGATTCTACTTGGGAAAGGGCTGCATCGGAGAGCTCCTTGGAAAACTGGATAGACTGCTTGACAAAAAAGAGGGCGTATGCCTTATTGTCGGTGTTTTTGAGATTTTCAGAGGAAACGATATTCAGATTCATGCCCAAAATGTAGTAAAACTGGGGGCGTAGGCGGTTCTGTCTGCGTAAATTGCCGTCTAGTCGCTTTTTTTATCAATTTTTTTGCAAACTATATGAAAAAATGCTATAATGAAGTTGTAAAAAATGGAGGTTCAAATGAATCGTAAAATCACTGGTATTCTTAGCGTTCTTGCCCTTTCGGCATTTACCTTTGCTCAGGAACCCGCTGCAGCTACTGCAGCTCCCGCCGCTTCCGCTCCTGCCGCTGCTCCGGCCGAAGAAGCCGCTCCTGTTGCTGTCCGTGGTGCCGATGCCGCAGCTCCGGCTGCAGCCCCTGCTGAACAAGCTGCTCCCGCAGCTGTTGCTGCAACACCTGTCGCACCTGCAGAAGAACCTGTCGCAGAACCTGCTGTCGTTGTAGCCCCGAAGGCTGTTCGTGGTGCTGACGATGCCGATAAGACCGCCGCATCTGCTAAAGCAGTTGAACAGTTCCGCGATGCAAGAAACACCGTTTATTACGAAACCGTTTATACCCGTGAAGATGGCGTTCCCGTTCGTACCGTTTATGTCGCTGAACGCGAAGGCAAGGACACCGTTACTCTCGACGAACTCAGGGGCCTTTACCCGATGAAGTTCAAAATCGGTGCCCGCGGTTCTGTGGGTGCCTACCAGCTGGCCGGTAACGATTGGGACAGCGACCAGTACAATGGCATTAGCTGGAGAGCTGGTCTCATGTCGATCATCCCGTTGAATACCTACACGATGGGTATCAAGCTCGGTGTTCTTTATGAACAGAGCAAGGCTAGCGAATCTTACTACATTAACGAAGTGCCGACGAACTTCAGATTCTCCCAGAAGAAGATTGATGTGCCGGTTCTCTTTACCTTCAAGTCTGCTACTTCTAGAATTTTCTTTGACCTTGGTGTAGAAATGTCTGTTCCGCTTACGGACGATCTTCGCGTTTCTTATACCGACTCGAATGATAAAAAGCATTCTAACAAGATTGACTTGATGGACGAATACCGTTCTAGTTTGGACTGCGCTTTCGTCTTTGGTTTCTCCGTGTTGGCGAACGAATACCTCTCGCTCGACATTGTGGCTAACCTTGGCGTGTCCGACTTGTACGACGGTCATCTCAAGTACATGAACATGAACCTGGATGCCTCTTCGCTGAATCTGGGAATTACTGTCTATCCGTTCTAATATATGATTCTTGCAATTGTTGCTGTAGTTATTGGCCTTGCCGTTCTTGTTTGGAGTGCAGACAAATTTGTTGACGGAGCTGTCGGTATTGCCGAATATTGTGGTATGTCGACGCTCCTCATTGGAATGGTAATCGTAGGCTTTGGAACATCTGCTCCTGAACTTACGGTCTCTGCACTTTCAGCGGGGCAAGGTAACCCTGAACTAGCGCTTGGTAATGCTTACGGCAGCAACATTGCAAATATCGCTTTGATTCTTGGCGCGACAGCGCTCATTTGTCCGATTTTGATGCAGCGTTCGGTGATTCGTGGTGATTTGCCGATTCTGATCGCTGTGTCGATTCTTTCTATTGTGCTGGTGTGGGACGGTAGCGTGGTGCGCTGGAATGGCATCCTTTTGTTGGTTGTCTTTGCACTGGTGATGGGTTACAGCATTTGGCGTGAACTGCGCAAGGCGCGTGCCGAGGCTCCGGAAGCGGCTGAAGGTGAGCCTGCAGAGAAGGCTTCTTTGGGCAAGTCCATTATGTGGCTTGTTCTTGGGCTTGTCTTGTTGGTGGCGAGTTCCCGTGCGCTTGTCTGGGGTGCGGTCGTGATTGCCCGTACGCTTGGCGTGAGCGACTTGCTGATTGGCCTTACGATTGTGGCTATTGGTACGTCGTTGCCGGAACTGGCAAGCTCCATTGCTGCGGCCCGCAAAGGCGAAAACGATCTTGCCTTGGGCAATATCATCGGCTCGAACTTGTTCAATACGCTTGCGGTCGTTGGCCTTGCTGCAACCATTTCTCCGATGGATGAAATTGAAAAGGCTGTCACTTATCGCGACATGCCTTTGATGACTGCTTTAACAGTTGCCTTGATTGTACTTGGCTTTAGGCGTAAAGGCGATGGCCGTTTGAACCGTATCGCCGGAGCCATTCTTTTAGCCGTTTATATTGGCTACCTCGCTTTGCTTATTGTGCAAGCGAAAGGTTAGTAGATTTTTAATTGTCTCACAAATTCGATTTCTTCCTTAATTAGGCGGGAAGAACAGGTAGGCGATTGCGATTGCGGCAATCACGCCGGCGGCGTCTGCGATTAAAGCGCAAGTGACTGCGTGGCGGGTCTTTTTAACGCCTACAGATCCGAAGTAGACGGCGATGATGTAGAACGTCGTATCGGCTGCCCCCTGGAACATGCAGCTCAGGCGGCCAGCGAAACTATCCGGACCGAGAGTCTTCATGGCATCAATCATCATGCCGCGGGCACCGCTACCGCTCAAGGGTTTCATGATGGCGGTGGGGAGGGCGGGCACAACGTCGTTACCGACGCCGCAAAGTCCAAGAATCCAAGAGACTCCATTCAGCAGCAAGTCCATTGCGCCGCTGGCGCGGAATACGGCCACGCCCACAAGAATGGCGACCAAGTTCGGGATAATCATGACGGCGGTGTGGAATCCGTCCTTAGCGCCTTCGACAAAGGCTTCGTAGGCTTGCACCTTCTTGTATACGGCAAGTCCAAGGAAGGCGACAATAATTCCAAATAAGGCAATTCCGCTAATCAAAAGGCTGGTGGTGCCAATAGCTTCGGCGCTCAGGTGGCTGAAGTACACCATAATCGAAATAACGCAGGCCGAAAGTCCGGCGAGCCAGGCCACTGTGACTGGGTCTTTGAGCTTGACTTTCTGAAAAAAACTGAGTGCGAAAATACCGGCCAAGGTGCTAAAGAAGGTAGAAAGCAAAAGCGGCAAGAACACATCGCTCGGGTTGGCGGCTCCCATTTGGGCGCGGTAAGTCATAATGCTTACTGGAATCAGCGTAAGGCCGCTGGCGTTCAGCACGAGGAACATAATCTGGGAATTGCTTGCCACAGACTTATCTTCGTTCGGGTTGATTTCTTGCAACTGCTTCATGGCCTGCAAGCCCATGGGGGTGGCGGCATTGTCGAGCCCGAGCATGTTCGCGCTGATGTTCATGAGCATGGTGCCAATCACCGGGTGGTTCTTCGGAATCTCGGGGAAAAGTCGGCTGAACAGCGGCGAGACGATTTTAGCGAGAATCTGGACAGCACCCGCCTTTTCGCCAATCTTCATGATACCGAGCCAAAGCGAAAGAATACCGGTAAGCCCGATGGCGATTTCGAATGCGGTCTTGGACATATCAAAGGCGCCGAGAATGGCTTTGTTGAAAATTCCAGAGTCGCCAAAGGCAATCCACTGGACTATGCAGGCGACAAAAGCGCCAAAGAAGAAAACGAGCCAAATAATATTCAGAACCATGGCTTGAAAAATAAAAAAAAGGCGAACCTTTTGATTTCTCAAAGATTCGCCTTTTTGTTGAATAGCTCAATTAGAGTGGTTTAGAATTCCCATTCTACATCGCTGCCTTCATCAGTCATTGCCATGAGCAGCTTGAGCATGTCGCATGTCATTTCGCTTCCTTCGTATACGTAGAAGGTTACGTTCGGAATAGGTATGTCGCACTTGACACCGCCGGAGGGGCACTTATCCAGAAGTTGCTCACCTTCGGTAACGTCGCATTCGGACTTGTAGGATTGATCTGTGGTTTCAGCACAGTAATATCCAGATGCGTCAGTGCAGGCAAACAAACCCGATGAACTATTGCCTTCGTCGTCAATGACGTGCGGAGTCGGATTATCGACATCGTCAGACGGAATGTCATGAATGCGAGATTCGCCAGAACCCTTGCCGGAACAAGCCGCAAGAGTCATCAGGCTAGATGCCAAAATAATCTTAGCAAGGGTTTTCATAAAGCCTCTCTTAGAACATCAGGAAGATGCCGAGGTTGCCGATAAGGCCGGACCATGCATCGTCGTTCAGGTTGTCGGCAATAGAAGCTTCGATGACCAAGTGGTCATAGCTGAAGCGGAGACCAGCGTTAGCGTTGGTGGTGTTGGTACGCATAGAGATGATGGAGGTATCATCAGATGCCGGACCAGCTTCAACACATTCGGTCTTGTAGTCGATAACCTTCCAAGTGAAGGCTGCGCCACCGAAGAGGATCCAGTGTTCGTTGAGGGACATTTCGGCGAGAACGTTCGGGGTAGAGAACAGGCCGAAGTCGTAAGTATTGGTGGTCTGGTTGCCGTTTTCGATTTCATCGAAGATGAAGATCGGCAAGCGAGAATTCAAGCCGAGGAACACCTGAGCGTTTTCAGCAGTGAATACCGGCAATGCGAAGTTGAAACGCGGCTGGATGAAGATGAAAGCGTCGTTGTTGGTGGTTTCGGTCGTGGTGTTAGCAACCTTCACGCGGCTGTCGCTCTTCTGGCGCAAGAAGTCGAGGCCAACTGCCCAGGCGAGGTTCTTGGCGGAAGGACCGTTGGAAAGAGTCAGGCTTGCGCCGATATCCCAGAAGTCCGGATCATTTTCGGTCTTGGCACCGTTGTCGTCGGTTTCGACGTCCACTTCCTGACGGAAGGTCAGCCAGTAGACGTTAGCAGTAATGTCGAAGGCACCGAGCGGAGCACCGAACTTCACGTTGATGTAGTCACCAGCCTGAGTCGTTGTGCGGTCTTCGGTTTCCTTGTTGTTCGGATCCTTTTCTTCTTCGGATTCCCAGGCCTTGTCGATAGCAACGTCGACTGCGACACCGAATGCCGGGGTAGCGATACCGACAGTCAACAGACCCATGTCAGTGTATTCACCGCGGTGGTTAACACCGGCCGGGGTCACGTTGGTCTTGTGGGTGGTGTTGTTGTCAAAAGCGAGGAGGTAGGTCATAGCGCCCGAACCGAGAGCGAGAACGCCTTCTTCGCCAGTCGGTTCGACGTAGAACAGCTTACGACCGCTCATCTTGTAGACTGCTTCCATGTCGCCATCGATGGTGGAGGCTCCGAACTGGTTGCCGACCATGTTGTAGGCGTTGCCATGAAGAACGTTGAACGTGCCGGTAGCAGCCGGAGTCGGAACGTTTTCAGAAGCAGCCGGGGCGTCGAAGCTGGAGGTGGTAGAAGAGTCAGCGGCAGGTGCAGGTGCCGGTTCCGGTGCCGGAGCGGCCGGGGCTTCTTCCTGAACGCTTTCGGTAGAGGAGGTGGATTCTTCGTATTCGTCATCATAGTCCTGAGCGACAGCAGCAGACACTGCGAGCGCAGAGACGACAGAAATAAGCTTAATGTTCATTCGTATCTCCTTTCGAGAGAGGATTGGGGGGTTGATTTTAAGAGAAAGATAATAAAATGGTTATGACCATGCAAGTCATAACCATATACTTTGTACTCAGCTTTCAATACGTTTGTATTGAAAAATTTTACTGTGTAAAACTACTTTATCAAAGTCGCTTTTTTTGAGTAAAATTACTTCTTAGGCTCAATAACTTCCATGCCACCCATGTACGGACGCAGCACTTCAGGAATCTTGAGCGAGCCGTCTTTCTGCTGGTAGTTGTCGCAGATACCGACCATCACGCGCGGGGTAGCAAGGCCAGAACCGTTCAGCGTGTGGACGTAGACGTTCTTGCCGCCGATCTTGGTCTTGATGTTGGCGCGGCGAGCCTGGTAGTCTTCGAAGTTGGAGCAGGAGCTGACTTCGAGCCACTTCTTTTCGACCGGAGCGTAAACTTCGAGGTCGTAGCACTTGGCTGCACCGAAACCGAGGTCGCCCTTGCAGAGGGCCAGGCGGTGGTAGGGGAGGCCGAGCTTTTCCAAAAGCATTTCACCGAAGCGGGTGAGTTCTTCATGGTCTTCGTAGCTGCGATCCGGATGGGCGAAGTAAACCATTTCGACCTTGTTGAACTGGTGCAAGCGGAGAAGACCGCGGGTGTCCTTACCGTAGCTACCAGCTTCGCGGCGGAAGCAAGCGGAGTAGGCGCAAATGCGCTTCGGAAGTTCAGATTCCGGAATCACTTCGCCAGAGTAGAGGTTGGTCAGAGGCACTTCTGCAGTCGGGATGAGGAACAGGTCGTCGTCCTTGTCGCAGCGGTACATGTCTTCTTCGAACTTCGGGAGCTGGCCCGTGCCGCGCATGGTATTGCGGGTCACCAGGTACGGCGGAGTGAATTCTTCGAAGCCGTTCTTCATGTGTTCGTCGAGGAAGAACTGGATGAGAGCGCGTTCGAGGCGAGAGCCCCAGCCGCGGTAAACCGGGAAGCCGGAACCAGAAATCTTGGCGCCGCGTTCAAAGTCAAAAATGCCGAGGCGTTCGCCGAGGGTCTTGTGGTCCACGCGAGCGAAGTCATCGTTCTTGGTGTAGTAGTCGGCGGGAATCGGGCCGTCTTTTTCAACAACGTTGTCCGAGCTGTCCTTGCCTTCCGGAGAACGCGGAGCGATGTTCGGCACGTGCATGAGCATTTCGGTCTGCTTGTAGTCG
This sequence is a window from uncultured Fibrobacter sp.. Protein-coding genes within it:
- the guaA gene encoding glutamine-hydrolyzing GMP synthase, whose translation is MKNVDTIAVLDFGGQYAHLIANRVRRLGVFTEIHSPAAPVSELEGVKGIIYSGGPSSVYAADAPEYNPEILDLPVPKLGICYGHQLIAQQLGGHVEPGKVKEYGIADLIVGDEKCPILKDLPKASPMWMSHGDQVTKLPKGYKIVASTKDCEIAAVAFDSDKPERQIFGIQFHPEVTHSKFGMKLLENFIDFTGAKKTWNMKSYLPLITQRIKDQVKDRKVFLLVSGGVDSTVAFVLLNRVLGPEKVLGLHVDNGMMRLGESQKIMDFLTKEGMNNLKVRDASEHFLAKLKGVTAPETKRGIIGKEFLTVKDEEMAKLNLDPNQWMMAQGTIYPDTIESGGTKNADKIKTHHNRVQEVLDLMEKGLVLEPLADLYKDEVRALGEELGIPHNLVWRHPFPGPGLGVRLLCSEGKLSDDMVKFEDVKDTAGNSLADYLKANNIAGRMLPIKSVGVQGDGRTYAQPFLITTQGLSWKDCEKFSTELANRFKAINRVIYQIGSVADEDPKLVEQYATRENFDTLRKFDNICTEFLQANDLYEKIWQMPVVLVPLRTANKPCIVMRPVNSTEAMTANFAEIDQGMLAGLWRKFEAEGAGSLWYDVTHKPPGTIEWE
- a CDS encoding S8 family serine peptidase, translated to MKKQYLALLAASCVAVNAADVNYDLLGRKNSKMNSPMVYKDIDYSKMKKSEEQTISSSLGNHALTKRASGTKNAKAIVGKFGPGGYAFSDCGNLMTGVACGESVTVGRYDGKSVNSYLNKANKKFIKVSVDNRDLPSSYQYASEAGPSRSYLSGYYMQETPYVVPSPYPVEASPYESNKTIKYYPYFGLYDYAYSGWLNNSNVGVYLSEEGLPTRLNPAMSYAPFFIADDKPMDVFNSMIGFEMRASKMYRALELTSLKSRFFVSKTRPSNPSTTTPQIYMGLHADGGTPTKKYSSAAKTLDNYIYDNRTVEIVGAGNKSTKGVGGKALAANAITVGAIDPFTNKATGYSAGCKERPCYETFYKPEFMNYSHYYFDFPNLPEYSRTYTKGGNYYEYKPLYDGTEAAAALTAGMVSNMLSTNEFYRWHPEVVKAVALNTWQRKGNADTRLIRYDDLVFNQSDENNRHFSYYFIGDVNTLMKEYKDSPNKTDIFCLSSCKEIRIDFSRNDLIPNADARGFDGFNVSIAWLNSGNDIYNLGGIPQKFEIEVFSRWGNPNMSTSLSHNAERIVSSRGGYSENREENPFKTIRVGGFYQDYNKDFTLRIVLTDEDSRAENYGQMVLGLDIQPILK
- a CDS encoding M17 family metallopeptidase — its product is MNLNIVSSENLKNTDNKAYALFFVKQSIQFSKELSDAALSQVESVLNGMNDGPFEDLEYLEIDGCNTFFVDAAKERGLSALDHLRMAAYRLAKRAMKKQIATVSLFLADAADEQFKAILHGLHYADYKFDAYKSKQKQNFQVTYEIVAGEHVKDFKKIAEDVAVEQKAVTLAKNLINTCAADLYPAEFVERAKTVAKYTEGLSIKVRNMKQLEKEGFMGHVTVGKGSSHEPHMITLEYKPAKRTSKDHLVIVGKGLTFDTGGLCLKPPKSMPEMISDMSGAATALAAIQAIATLKLPIRVSAVCCLAENAIGNQSVLPGDIFTAKNGKTVMVDNTDAEGRLVLSDGLAEAGEIGATHIVDLATLTGAMVRALGYAVTGFFSNDDDLGLKVINCGEACCEKFWSMPLEEEYADALKDKFADLKNTGSDAGAISAALFLQEFVPENTAWTHWDIAGTAFVTKAWKYTEYGATGFGVQTLIQLAREMACNE
- a CDS encoding outer membrane beta-barrel protein, with protein sequence MNRKITGILSVLALSAFTFAQEPAAATAAPAASAPAAAPAEEAAPVAVRGADAAAPAAAPAEQAAPAAVAATPVAPAEEPVAEPAVVVAPKAVRGADDADKTAASAKAVEQFRDARNTVYYETVYTREDGVPVRTVYVAEREGKDTVTLDELRGLYPMKFKIGARGSVGAYQLAGNDWDSDQYNGISWRAGLMSIIPLNTYTMGIKLGVLYEQSKASESYYINEVPTNFRFSQKKIDVPVLFTFKSATSRIFFDLGVEMSVPLTDDLRVSYTDSNDKKHSNKIDLMDEYRSSLDCAFVFGFSVLANEYLSLDIVANLGVSDLYDGHLKYMNMNLDASSLNLGITVYPF
- a CDS encoding calcium/sodium antiporter — its product is MILAIVAVVIGLAVLVWSADKFVDGAVGIAEYCGMSTLLIGMVIVGFGTSAPELTVSALSAGQGNPELALGNAYGSNIANIALILGATALICPILMQRSVIRGDLPILIAVSILSIVLVWDGSVVRWNGILLLVVFALVMGYSIWRELRKARAEAPEAAEGEPAEKASLGKSIMWLVLGLVLLVASSRALVWGAVVIARTLGVSDLLIGLTIVAIGTSLPELASSIAAARKGENDLALGNIIGSNLFNTLAVVGLAATISPMDEIEKAVTYRDMPLMTALTVALIVLGFRRKGDGRLNRIAGAILLAVYIGYLALLIVQAKG
- a CDS encoding nucleoside recognition domain-containing protein, with product MVLNIIWLVFFFGAFVACIVQWIAFGDSGIFNKAILGAFDMSKTAFEIAIGLTGILSLWLGIMKIGEKAGAVQILAKIVSPLFSRLFPEIPKNHPVIGTMLMNISANMLGLDNAATPMGLQAMKQLQEINPNEDKSVASNSQIMFLVLNASGLTLIPVSIMTYRAQMGAANPSDVFLPLLLSTFFSTLAGIFALSFFQKVKLKDPVTVAWLAGLSACVISIMVYFSHLSAEAIGTTSLLISGIALFGIIVAFLGLAVYKKVQAYEAFVEGAKDGFHTAVMIIPNLVAILVGVAVFRASGAMDLLLNGVSWILGLCGVGNDVVPALPTAIMKPLSGSGARGMMIDAMKTLGPDSFAGRLSCMFQGAADTTFYIIAVYFGSVGVKKTRHAVTCALIADAAGVIAAIAIAYLFFPPN
- the serS gene encoding serine--tRNA ligase, whose product is MLDIKKIRENPEYYIAETEKKYTTVSLRDVLAVDNERRPLLTEVERLKSERNAQSKRIGELKKKGENADEAQAATRELGNKIDELDKKLKDLDYKQTEMLMHVPNIAPRSPEGKDSSDNVVEKDGPIPADYYTKNDDFARVDHKTLGERLGIFDFERGAKISGSGFPVYRGWGSRLERALIQFFLDEHMKNGFEEFTPPYLVTRNTMRGTGQLPKFEEDMYRCDKDDDLFLIPTAEVPLTNLYSGEVIPESELPKRICAYSACFRREAGSYGKDTRGLLRLHQFNKVEMVYFAHPDRSYEDHEELTRFGEMLLEKLGLPYHRLALCKGDLGFGAAKCYDLEVYAPVEKKWLEVSSCSNFEDYQARRANIKTKIGGKNVYVHTLNGSGLATPRVMVGICDNYQQKDGSLKIPEVLRPYMGGMEVIEPKK